A genomic window from Microvirga sp. TS319 includes:
- a CDS encoding STAS domain-containing protein, whose product MIIQEQSIGDVAVVVANGRLDSNTSGHLEEILSERARSRPALVVDLKDVAYVSSAGLRVLLKAAKLAKAGRNRLALVGLAPQVKEVFDVSGFTPIFQIFDDVGTAAAALS is encoded by the coding sequence ATGATCATTCAGGAACAATCCATCGGCGACGTCGCCGTCGTCGTCGCGAACGGACGGCTCGACAGCAATACGTCCGGTCACCTGGAGGAGATCCTCAGCGAACGCGCCCGGAGCAGGCCCGCCCTGGTCGTCGATCTCAAGGATGTCGCCTATGTCAGCTCGGCGGGATTGCGGGTGCTGCTCAAGGCCGCGAAGCTCGCGAAGGCCGGCAGGAACCGGCTGGCGCTCGTCGGTCTCGCGCCGCAGGTGAAAGAGGTCTTCGACGTCAGCGGCTTCACACCGATCTTTCAGATCTTCGACGACGTCGGTACGGCCGCCGCCGCTCTCTCGTGA
- a CDS encoding MFS transporter, translated as MRRAAGFDGSRFGANFRLRLAVLLVAVLTLGLGAVSYAAFTASRQLLVPEIDQKAETVGRSLAAQVERALALGVPLSGLVGVDGSFRTVLEANGEFAQIALFPAGAGKPMISEGRAVAGGRAVAAPVRFDGKEVARIEVTGDPGYARRILHGLWSDLAVVLLISVLIALELLVLLFGVRLVSTLDGVESRIRALRIGDFSRRPMMSDASALAQAAGSLDRGIERARARHERLVARADDVGDAAARAELASLAADTKIFETQDGSATSAESIRAPLFLFMFALEMTRPFMPGYVGALASDLIPLSPTMAVGVAMALYMGIVAALQLPLAVQTARWGRGLSFRLGASVAAAGYLICSVSTGFLVFLTGHGLSAIGFALVFVAAQGHVIDTSRGKSRMRGLAIMVGAIMVAGLCGPAVGGMLAEQIGPSPTYLVISGLALLSLAIGWTIIPLKRAAMDAMVSHPAKASSLWTGLSRSPAFGVLLLGCALPAKLILFALCFYLVPMQMAAHGASAVEIGRAQIVYPMATVLLVPVFSHLSKQLDMRMPFVLGGALLTGLACLYILLPAGNWILFVILLQFGVAQAMSITPQAGLVGELASRIGAEDSAFGLYRLVERVGSALGPVVAGLLLARFGFEAALLTLGGIVAAGAVLFLFVHMGTRHRSVSVESSVRI; from the coding sequence ATGAGGAGGGCGGCGGGCTTCGACGGGTCCCGGTTCGGCGCGAATTTCCGCCTGCGTCTCGCCGTGCTGCTCGTGGCGGTTCTGACGCTCGGTCTTGGCGCCGTATCCTATGCGGCCTTCACGGCGAGCCGTCAGCTCCTGGTACCGGAGATCGATCAGAAGGCCGAAACCGTGGGCCGGTCTCTCGCGGCTCAGGTGGAGCGCGCTCTCGCGCTCGGGGTGCCGCTGAGCGGGTTGGTCGGCGTGGACGGGAGTTTCAGGACGGTCCTCGAAGCCAATGGCGAGTTCGCGCAAATTGCACTGTTCCCGGCCGGGGCGGGCAAGCCCATGATCAGCGAGGGCAGGGCGGTCGCAGGCGGGCGCGCGGTGGCGGCGCCCGTGCGGTTCGACGGCAAGGAGGTTGCCCGGATCGAGGTGACCGGCGATCCCGGCTATGCCCGGCGCATCCTGCACGGACTGTGGAGCGATCTTGCCGTCGTGCTGCTGATCTCGGTCCTGATCGCGCTCGAATTGCTGGTGCTTCTGTTCGGCGTCCGCCTCGTTTCCACTCTCGATGGCGTGGAGAGCCGCATCAGGGCGCTGCGCATCGGCGATTTCAGCCGTCGCCCCATGATGTCCGACGCTTCGGCGCTGGCGCAAGCCGCGGGATCTCTCGACCGCGGGATCGAGCGGGCGAGAGCGCGGCACGAACGGCTCGTTGCCCGGGCCGACGATGTCGGAGACGCCGCCGCCCGCGCCGAACTCGCTTCTCTGGCGGCGGACACGAAGATCTTCGAGACGCAGGACGGTTCGGCGACGTCCGCCGAGAGCATCCGCGCGCCGCTCTTCCTCTTCATGTTCGCGCTTGAAATGACACGCCCCTTCATGCCGGGCTATGTCGGCGCGCTCGCGTCCGATCTCATCCCTCTGTCTCCGACGATGGCGGTCGGCGTCGCGATGGCTCTCTACATGGGGATCGTGGCGGCGCTGCAACTGCCGCTCGCCGTACAGACCGCGCGGTGGGGAAGGGGCTTGTCGTTCCGTCTCGGAGCGAGCGTCGCGGCGGCCGGATATCTGATCTGCTCGGTGTCGACCGGTTTCCTCGTGTTTCTGACCGGCCATGGCCTGTCGGCGATCGGCTTCGCACTGGTTTTCGTGGCCGCGCAGGGACATGTCATCGATACCAGCAGGGGCAAAAGCCGCATGCGCGGTCTCGCCATCATGGTCGGAGCCATCATGGTCGCGGGCCTCTGCGGCCCGGCCGTCGGCGGAATGCTGGCCGAGCAGATAGGGCCGTCGCCGACCTATCTCGTCATCAGCGGCTTAGCGCTCTTGAGCCTCGCGATCGGCTGGACGATCATTCCCCTGAAGCGGGCCGCGATGGACGCGATGGTCTCGCATCCCGCGAAGGCGTCGTCCCTCTGGACCGGATTGAGCCGCTCGCCCGCCTTCGGCGTCCTTCTGCTGGGCTGCGCCCTGCCGGCGAAACTCATTCTCTTCGCGCTGTGCTTCTATCTCGTTCCGATGCAGATGGCCGCTCACGGCGCGTCCGCCGTGGAAATCGGGCGGGCGCAGATCGTCTATCCCATGGCGACCGTGCTGCTCGTTCCGGTCTTCTCCCATCTGTCGAAACAGCTCGACATGCGGATGCCGTTCGTGCTGGGCGGCGCCCTGCTGACGGGGCTTGCCTGCCTCTACATCCTGCTGCCCGCCGGGAACTGGATCCTGTTCGTGATCCTGCTGCAGTTCGGTGTCGCTCAGGCGATGTCGATCACCCCGCAGGCGGGCCTCGTCGGCGAATTGGCGTCCCGCATCGGCGCGGAGGATTCCGCCTTCGGGCTCTACAGGCTGGTGGAGCGCGTGGGGAGCGCCCTGGGGCCCGTCGTGGCGGGCCTCCTGCTCGCGCGGTTCGGTTTCGAGGCGGCGCTGCTCACGCTGGGCGGCATCGTGGCGGCCGGTGCCGTCCTGTTTCTTTTCGTTCACATGGGCACGAGGCACCGTTCGGTCTCGGTCGAAAGTTCTGTCAGGATTTGA
- a CDS encoding ATP-binding protein: MAETTGHGAHVTELANDLGDLDKMVAAIEAFCEAHGVPSREAAQLCLVIEEIFTNIVTHGHDEPGGGVVEMRMAPGPLAVRVEIIDDGRPFNPLHAPPPDLDSGVEERPIGGLGVHFLRTMMSDIVYERSQGRNHLRFQKTYTARSKGA; encoded by the coding sequence ATGGCTGAAACGACGGGTCACGGAGCCCATGTCACCGAACTGGCGAACGATCTCGGCGATCTCGACAAGATGGTGGCCGCGATCGAGGCCTTCTGCGAGGCGCATGGCGTCCCGTCTCGGGAGGCCGCGCAGCTCTGCCTGGTGATCGAGGAAATCTTCACCAACATCGTCACTCACGGCCATGACGAGCCGGGCGGGGGCGTCGTCGAGATGCGCATGGCGCCGGGCCCCTTAGCCGTTCGCGTCGAGATCATCGACGACGGCAGGCCCTTCAATCCTCTCCATGCGCCGCCGCCCGATCTCGACAGCGGCGTTGAGGAACGCCCCATCGGCGGCCTCGGGGTGCATTTCCTGCGCACGATGATGAGCGATATCGTTTATGAACGCTCACAGGGACGCAACCATCTTCGATTTCAGAAAACCTATACGGCTCGTTCGAAAGGCGCTTGA
- a CDS encoding ABC transporter substrate-binding protein, with amino-acid sequence MLNRRDMIAALGLGATGTLALGAGAGRAADATARPRIYMITFRGETEVERGYRDYFAANNVDALFTTRDIDRDVRKLPALVEEIRALKPDLVYTWGTPVTLGVAGRFDAADPARHIVDSPVVFALVAAPVAAGIIPSLERPGRRVTGAIHVVPPEKQLRAMKSYRPFRTLGVLYSRSEQNSVAIVDELRRLAGPMEFRLVERTFAENAQGAPLADGVEELVADIRREGADWLYYLPDTFLGTIYDRVSPAALAAGLPTFGAAELAVREGGALVGLISRYYSVGQLAASKSIEILKGRDPATIPAETLKRFSLIINMEVAKKLAFYPPLAMLNYAEVI; translated from the coding sequence ATGTTGAACCGCCGGGACATGATCGCCGCACTGGGCCTGGGCGCGACGGGCACGCTCGCTCTCGGTGCGGGCGCGGGCAGGGCGGCCGACGCCACGGCCCGGCCGCGCATCTACATGATCACGTTCCGGGGTGAGACCGAGGTCGAGCGCGGCTATCGCGATTACTTCGCGGCCAACAACGTGGACGCCCTCTTCACGACACGGGACATCGACAGGGATGTCCGGAAGCTGCCCGCCCTGGTCGAGGAGATCCGCGCGCTGAAGCCGGACCTCGTCTATACCTGGGGGACGCCCGTCACCCTCGGCGTCGCGGGCCGCTTCGATGCGGCCGATCCGGCCCGGCACATCGTCGATAGTCCCGTGGTCTTCGCGCTCGTCGCGGCGCCGGTCGCGGCAGGCATCATCCCGTCACTCGAAAGGCCGGGCCGCCGCGTGACGGGCGCCATTCACGTTGTGCCGCCCGAGAAGCAGCTTCGGGCCATGAAATCCTACCGGCCGTTCAGGACGCTGGGCGTGCTCTACAGCAGGAGCGAGCAGAATTCCGTCGCCATCGTCGACGAGCTTCGCCGCCTCGCGGGACCGATGGAGTTCCGCCTCGTCGAGCGCACCTTCGCCGAAAACGCGCAAGGCGCGCCGCTGGCCGACGGCGTGGAAGAACTCGTCGCAGACATTCGCCGCGAGGGGGCCGACTGGCTCTATTATCTGCCGGATACGTTCCTCGGAACGATCTACGACCGGGTGTCCCCCGCGGCCCTGGCGGCCGGGTTGCCGACCTTCGGAGCCGCGGAGCTGGCGGTCCGCGAGGGCGGCGCCCTCGTCGGCCTGATCAGCCGCTACTATTCGGTCGGTCAGCTCGCCGCGTCCAAATCGATCGAGATCCTCAAAGGCCGGGATCCGGCGACGATCCCGGCCGAAACGCTCAAGCGCTTTTCGCTCATCATCAACATGGAGGTGGCCAAGAAGCTCGCGTTCTATCCGCCGCTCGCCATGCTCAACTACGCGGAAGTCATCTGA
- a CDS encoding SpoIIE family protein phosphatase, translating into MLLRHRLSIIASAGALLIVCGLLWASRQGETISAQRLSSVATNGQNALWQQLVRSEVERLDQMADALQNPSFLRAIDDGGTGRISSVINAEFGATRDRLAVLELSRGDGRVLHSTGRALDSERALDLTTLAEVAAGASRAGLWQSAPDRFLIAKTFPLRDAKGDTVVVTLGLDAADVLGRFAESLKTDAFLINPRGRMVVGTGPELWHRLLPRLPLRSASVATQEIDGRIYSLVGVPVSDLSGGLAGLLVTLDDATQALAPAERIRTLSMAGSFLFALALVAGLHVYLIRAFRPLDRTTKVLNALARGDTTARIAPTGDDEIGRIAETVSHFRDNAIALDRLRLQQTRQRRRQERLIRGRMKELAGTLDSNGRDEILTILDTQTPHGGEDADFVLLPHVLQQLSNRITQQHLRLNELIADLRDSLVTKTKLAGIQQELEIARQVQLAMVPATFPAIDAIDIDGGMIAAKEVGGDFFDCFALTENTYVLMIGDVSGKGVPASLFMAITRTLLRATALYEPDPARCVESVNNLLARENEQMLFVTLFYGVLDVSTGELVYVNAGHNPPLLVSASGAARYLDGTGDMALAVMEDQGYRAERLTLMPGDLLVTFTDGITEAFNPENEAFGEERLKDLCLREREAPSVQVLMQRAYGALTDFVRDAEQSDDITWLALRRRP; encoded by the coding sequence ATGCTGTTGCGCCATCGACTTTCCATCATCGCGTCGGCAGGCGCCCTGCTGATCGTGTGCGGTCTGCTCTGGGCCTCCCGCCAGGGCGAGACGATTTCGGCGCAGCGCCTCTCCTCCGTGGCGACCAACGGGCAAAATGCGCTCTGGCAGCAGCTCGTCCGCTCCGAGGTGGAGCGCCTCGACCAGATGGCGGATGCCCTGCAGAACCCTTCGTTCCTGCGGGCCATCGACGACGGCGGCACCGGTCGGATCTCATCCGTCATCAATGCCGAATTCGGCGCGACCCGCGACCGGCTGGCGGTTCTCGAATTGTCCCGCGGCGACGGCCGGGTGCTGCATTCGACCGGACGCGCGCTCGACAGCGAAAGAGCCCTGGACCTGACCACTCTCGCGGAAGTGGCCGCGGGCGCCAGCAGGGCGGGCCTTTGGCAAAGCGCGCCGGACCGCTTCCTGATCGCGAAGACATTTCCGCTTCGCGACGCGAAGGGCGACACCGTCGTCGTCACCCTGGGCCTCGATGCGGCGGACGTTCTGGGCCGGTTCGCCGAGAGCCTGAAGACCGACGCCTTTCTGATCAACCCGCGTGGGCGAATGGTCGTGGGGACCGGTCCGGAGCTGTGGCACAGGCTGCTCCCTCGCCTGCCCCTGCGCAGCGCGAGCGTTGCGACGCAGGAGATCGACGGCCGCATCTACTCCCTGGTCGGGGTGCCGGTGAGCGATCTGAGCGGAGGCCTTGCGGGCCTGCTGGTCACGCTGGACGACGCCACGCAGGCCCTGGCTCCGGCGGAGCGGATCAGGACCCTGAGCATGGCCGGATCCTTCCTGTTCGCCCTGGCTCTCGTGGCGGGGCTTCATGTCTACCTGATCCGGGCCTTTCGTCCGCTCGACCGCACGACCAAGGTGCTGAACGCGCTCGCGCGGGGCGACACGACGGCCCGGATCGCTCCGACCGGCGACGACGAGATCGGCCGGATCGCCGAAACGGTCAGCCATTTCCGGGACAACGCCATCGCGCTCGACCGGCTGCGCCTTCAGCAGACCCGGCAGCGGCGGCGCCAGGAGCGGCTCATCCGGGGCAGGATGAAGGAGCTCGCCGGCACCCTCGATTCGAACGGACGCGATGAGATCCTGACCATCCTCGACACGCAGACGCCTCATGGCGGCGAGGATGCGGATTTCGTCCTGTTGCCCCATGTGCTGCAGCAATTGTCGAACCGCATCACCCAGCAGCATCTGAGGCTGAACGAGCTGATCGCGGACCTGCGCGACTCTCTCGTGACGAAGACGAAGCTCGCCGGCATCCAGCAGGAGCTGGAGATCGCCCGTCAGGTGCAGCTCGCCATGGTTCCGGCGACCTTTCCGGCCATCGACGCCATCGATATCGACGGCGGGATGATCGCCGCCAAGGAGGTCGGGGGCGACTTCTTCGACTGCTTCGCCCTGACGGAGAACACATACGTCCTGATGATCGGAGACGTGTCGGGAAAGGGCGTCCCGGCCTCCCTGTTCATGGCGATCACCCGCACCCTGCTGCGGGCCACCGCTCTCTACGAGCCCGATCCGGCGCGTTGCGTCGAGAGCGTCAACAACCTTCTCGCCCGCGAGAACGAGCAGATGCTGTTCGTCACCCTGTTCTACGGCGTGCTCGACGTTTCCACGGGCGAGCTCGTCTACGTCAATGCGGGCCACAACCCTCCCCTCCTCGTGAGCGCCTCGGGAGCCGCGCGCTATCTCGACGGGACCGGCGATATGGCGCTCGCGGTAATGGAGGATCAGGGCTACCGCGCCGAGCGCCTGACGCTGATGCCGGGCGATCTGCTCGTCACGTTCACGGATGGCATCACGGAGGCCTTCAATCCGGAGAACGAAGCCTTCGGCGAGGAGCGGTTGAAGGATCTCTGCCTGCGCGAGCGAGAGGCTCCGTCCGTTCAGGTGCTGATGCAGCGGGCCTACGGAGCCTTGACGGATTTCGTGCGCGACGCCGAACAATCGGACGACATCACATGGCTCGCCCTGCGCCGGCGGCCATGA
- a CDS encoding alanine racemase, whose protein sequence is MLRLKEAQAVERLHPPVEEPAARARLTVDLDAIGRNFAAVRGALSQGAASAVVKRDAYGLGLVPVVRSLAAAGCRIFWVETFEEGLSVRQVVAGARVFVLQGLAGRRPQDFVEARLVPALGTAEEIALSARAAPGMSVAINLDTGLGRMGVLPDTFREIAAGSALESLDVAVLMSHLAGFSEPDRDGNRSQLALFQELSALVPDALPSIATSSFVYAGPRWHIGLARVGSALYGVHSARIAGYHSEPVIALDAPVLSVQGLQAGSSLGYRGDRIDEPRRIATIALGYADGLPEAFTDRCSAFVNNRRVAFVGDAAMTTTCVDVTGLADTEIRPRQRVEIVGPNQDINDLSGALGINPNRLLVAFGLSTHRTYQGGAGHG, encoded by the coding sequence ATGTTGAGGCTGAAGGAGGCGCAAGCCGTCGAGCGCCTGCATCCGCCGGTGGAGGAGCCGGCCGCACGGGCGCGCCTCACCGTGGATCTGGATGCGATCGGCCGCAACTTCGCAGCCGTCCGCGGCGCACTCTCGCAGGGAGCAGCGTCCGCCGTCGTGAAGCGAGACGCCTATGGGTTGGGCCTCGTGCCCGTCGTCCGGTCCCTGGCGGCGGCCGGATGCAGGATCTTCTGGGTGGAAACCTTCGAGGAAGGTCTGAGCGTCCGGCAGGTCGTGGCCGGGGCTCGCGTCTTCGTGCTTCAAGGGCTCGCCGGCCGGCGGCCGCAGGATTTCGTCGAAGCCCGCCTCGTCCCCGCCTTGGGAACGGCCGAGGAGATCGCGCTCAGCGCCCGGGCGGCGCCCGGAATGTCCGTCGCGATCAATCTCGATACGGGTCTCGGCCGCATGGGCGTTCTGCCCGACACGTTCCGGGAGATCGCGGCGGGCTCCGCGCTGGAATCGCTGGACGTGGCGGTTCTGATGTCCCATCTCGCCGGCTTCTCGGAGCCGGACCGCGACGGGAACAGGAGCCAGCTCGCCTTGTTCCAGGAGCTTTCGGCTTTGGTTCCGGATGCGCTGCCGAGCATCGCCACGTCGTCCTTCGTCTATGCCGGGCCCCGTTGGCATATCGGGCTGGCGCGGGTGGGAAGCGCCCTTTACGGCGTGCACAGCGCTCGCATCGCCGGATACCACTCCGAGCCCGTGATCGCGCTCGACGCTCCCGTCCTGTCCGTGCAGGGGCTGCAGGCGGGAAGCAGCCTGGGCTATCGGGGCGACAGGATCGACGAGCCGCGCAGGATCGCGACGATTGCCCTGGGCTATGCCGACGGCCTGCCGGAGGCGTTCACGGATCGCTGCAGCGCCTTCGTGAACAATCGGCGCGTGGCCTTCGTCGGAGATGCCGCGATGACGACCACCTGTGTCGACGTCACGGGCCTTGCGGACACCGAGATCCGGCCGAGACAGCGCGTCGAAATCGTCGGGCCGAACCAGGACATCAACGACTTGAGCGGTGCCTTGGGCATCAATCCCAACAGGCTTCTCGTCGCCTTCGGCCTTTCGACGCACCGGACCTACCAGGGCGGTGCCGGCCATGGCTGA
- a CDS encoding ATP-binding cassette domain-containing protein encodes MDTLAHERDEELPSLIRTTSILLDTPGTCHAVVEGEVDLYAVRPNHMSARHPLGRIGRGGLLFGSDPSLLGDETLLAVPSADARIYRLPGEGWRAEKPLEAFATGAAAWLAALAAGIGHGIEPKPRLDVAFSDALPAPLPLPPKAVVGCGSGVVWIDLPEEGGLLFGVEPVQGLIPLPMGAWVTLDQGGAVTVLSWSGGLARADWSTALDAFNAASTELLPVVRGFAEADEFNRIQSREQAEDHDRQQTAERFAEILHNAVPQKQETIDHGLMDVLRILGKELGIRIQRPAKARRAQMDRLSTAEEICRASGILLQSVALDEGWWRFEMKPLLARRRNGDPVALIWRRGRYEEVDRTGARRVVSGKVADTIEPLAQMPFLPHPAKIGLIELLVASLRKGGPDTLAFLAATLTGSLIGQLLPMMTTLVFGILVPAAMQDSLAQIGVVIMLVGVAGFLVHIAGETARQRLMTRGDGAIFDATWSRIVALPLAELRKQPSAMTAARVGASVSTVAGLRQFLYSTGSTLGMVLSSLATIAWNSPLLAALAAGLVTVHVATGLLAGWLQARAYLTGEQLMGAADSHMVQMVNGIVKLRSGAAEERAVLRWADRFAAMRNRLVKARRVMNVYESWLAAYPIFGSAALFWLIHTLAVSKDGSASLPIASVIAVVTAFTIMFASVGQFLRSILSVWMLKPSWTFAKPLLETPPERLTGLSDPGSLTGEIEFSSVGFRYDENANVLNGISFRAAPGEAIAIVGSSGSGKSTLVRLLLGLEKPTSGAIYIDGQDIRSLHPTALRRQIGAVLQDEKLPPGSIMDIVRGTTDADPDAIWRALKAAAMDEDVAAMPMGIHTVLPDASRTLSGGQVQRLALARAFLHKPPIMVLDEATSALDNATQARAMQTVMSMPATRIIVAHRLSTIRYASRIIVLHEGRIVESGTYADLMKRRGRFAGLAEGLDGGRTAPAA; translated from the coding sequence ATGGACACGCTCGCGCACGAACGGGACGAAGAGCTGCCCTCCCTGATCCGGACGACCTCGATCCTCCTCGACACGCCCGGCACCTGCCATGCGGTCGTGGAAGGCGAGGTCGACCTTTACGCCGTGCGGCCCAACCACATGTCCGCACGTCATCCGCTCGGCCGCATCGGCCGGGGCGGCCTTCTGTTCGGCTCCGACCCCAGCCTGCTCGGAGACGAAACGCTGCTCGCCGTCCCGAGCGCCGACGCCCGGATCTACCGTCTTCCCGGCGAGGGCTGGCGGGCCGAAAAACCGCTCGAGGCCTTCGCGACCGGAGCCGCCGCCTGGCTCGCCGCCCTGGCTGCGGGCATCGGCCATGGCATCGAACCGAAGCCGCGCCTCGACGTCGCCTTCTCCGACGCGCTCCCCGCCCCGCTCCCCCTGCCTCCCAAGGCCGTGGTCGGATGCGGCAGCGGCGTCGTCTGGATCGACCTGCCCGAGGAAGGCGGTCTTCTGTTCGGGGTCGAACCCGTGCAGGGATTGATCCCCCTGCCCATGGGCGCATGGGTGACGCTCGACCAGGGCGGCGCGGTCACCGTCCTCTCCTGGTCGGGCGGTCTCGCGCGCGCTGATTGGTCGACGGCCCTCGACGCCTTCAACGCCGCCTCGACCGAGCTGCTTCCTGTGGTGCGCGGCTTTGCCGAAGCGGATGAGTTCAACCGCATCCAGAGCCGCGAGCAGGCCGAGGACCATGACCGACAGCAGACCGCCGAGCGTTTCGCCGAGATCCTGCACAACGCGGTTCCGCAGAAGCAGGAGACCATCGACCATGGCCTGATGGACGTGCTGCGCATCCTGGGAAAGGAGCTCGGCATCCGCATCCAGCGCCCGGCCAAGGCGCGCAGGGCCCAGATGGACCGCCTCTCCACCGCCGAGGAGATCTGCCGTGCGTCCGGCATCCTGCTGCAATCCGTTGCGCTGGACGAGGGATGGTGGCGCTTTGAGATGAAGCCGCTCCTGGCCCGACGCCGGAACGGCGACCCGGTCGCCCTGATCTGGCGTCGCGGCCGCTATGAGGAAGTGGATCGAACCGGAGCGCGCCGCGTCGTGTCGGGCAAGGTCGCGGACACGATCGAACCCCTCGCCCAGATGCCGTTCCTGCCGCATCCGGCAAAGATCGGCCTGATCGAGCTGCTCGTCGCAAGCCTGCGCAAGGGGGGACCTGACACCCTCGCTTTCCTGGCCGCGACCTTGACCGGCAGCCTGATCGGCCAGCTCCTGCCGATGATGACCACGCTCGTTTTCGGCATCCTTGTGCCGGCCGCCATGCAGGACAGCCTGGCTCAGATCGGCGTCGTCATCATGCTGGTCGGGGTCGCGGGCTTTCTGGTTCATATAGCGGGCGAGACGGCCCGCCAGCGGCTGATGACGCGCGGCGACGGCGCGATCTTCGACGCGACCTGGAGCAGGATCGTCGCCCTGCCTCTCGCGGAGCTGCGCAAACAGCCCAGCGCCATGACGGCCGCCCGGGTCGGCGCGAGCGTTTCCACCGTCGCGGGCCTGCGCCAGTTTCTCTATTCGACCGGCAGCACCCTCGGCATGGTCCTGTCGAGCCTCGCCACCATCGCCTGGAACAGCCCGCTGCTGGCGGCCCTGGCGGCCGGCCTGGTGACGGTGCACGTCGCGACCGGCCTCCTCGCGGGCTGGCTGCAGGCCCGCGCCTATCTCACGGGCGAGCAGCTGATGGGCGCGGCCGACAGCCACATGGTGCAGATGGTCAACGGCATCGTCAAACTGCGCAGCGGCGCCGCGGAGGAACGCGCAGTCCTTCGCTGGGCGGATCGCTTCGCGGCGATGCGGAACCGTCTCGTCAAGGCGCGGCGGGTGATGAACGTTTATGAAAGCTGGCTGGCCGCCTACCCGATCTTCGGCAGCGCCGCGCTGTTCTGGCTCATCCACACGCTCGCCGTCAGCAAGGACGGAAGTGCGAGCCTGCCCATCGCATCCGTGATTGCCGTCGTCACCGCCTTCACGATCATGTTCGCTTCGGTGGGGCAGTTCCTGCGCAGCATCCTGTCCGTCTGGATGCTCAAGCCCAGCTGGACCTTCGCGAAGCCGCTCCTGGAGACCCCTCCCGAGCGTCTGACGGGGCTTTCCGATCCCGGCTCCCTCACGGGCGAGATCGAGTTCTCGTCCGTCGGCTTCCGGTACGACGAGAACGCCAATGTCCTGAACGGCATTTCATTCCGCGCCGCGCCGGGCGAGGCGATCGCCATCGTGGGATCGTCGGGCAGCGGCAAGTCCACCCTCGTGCGGCTGCTGCTCGGGCTCGAGAAGCCGACATCAGGGGCGATCTATATCGACGGCCAGGATATCCGCTCGCTTCACCCGACCGCTCTTCGCCGCCAGATCGGCGCCGTTCTGCAGGACGAGAAGCTCCCGCCCGGCTCGATCATGGACATCGTCAGAGGAACCACCGACGCGGACCCGGACGCCATCTGGAGGGCCCTGAAGGCTGCCGCCATGGACGAGGATGTCGCCGCCATGCCGATGGGTATCCATACGGTCCTGCCGGATGCGAGCCGCACCCTCTCGGGCGGCCAGGTGCAGCGCCTCGCCCTGGCGCGGGCGTTCCTGCACAAGCCGCCGATCATGGTTCTCGACGAAGCGACGAGCGCTCTGGACAACGCCACCCAGGCCCGCGCCATGCAGACCGTGATGAGCATGCCGGCGACCCGGATCATCGTGGCTCATCGTCTGAGCACGATCCGCTATGCCAGCCGCATCATCGTGCTGCATGAAGGCCGCATCGTCGAAAGCGGCACCTACGCGGATCTGATGAAGCGCCGCGGGCGCTTCGCCGGCCTGGCGGAAGGCCTGGACGGCGGGCGCACCGCGCCTGCCGCCTGA
- a CDS encoding GNAT family N-acetyltransferase: MLALERAGLDEALSWGTLDGRHVEAVCALHHVAVGTLDSADWVRRETPDFFADILDGNGLGLGVFHEERLIAYALIQTRLEPEDDLCALLGYAAARPTAKLCGSAVDPDYRGRGLQQALSRERLAFGRRTGIERFFATAAPQNCPSWMSLMRAGLMIAALGERYGGRLRYTLVLDEVRSDQAGGCREVDASDVAGQADLLRAGWRGIRYRRSGESVLLEFMAC; encoded by the coding sequence ATGCTCGCCCTGGAACGCGCAGGCTTGGACGAGGCCTTGAGCTGGGGCACGCTCGACGGGCGTCATGTGGAGGCCGTGTGCGCTCTCCATCACGTCGCGGTCGGCACGCTCGACAGCGCTGACTGGGTGAGGCGCGAGACGCCGGATTTCTTCGCGGACATCCTCGACGGCAATGGTCTCGGTCTCGGCGTGTTCCATGAGGAGAGGCTGATCGCCTACGCGCTGATCCAGACGCGCCTGGAGCCGGAGGACGATCTTTGCGCGCTTCTCGGTTATGCCGCCGCTCGCCCGACCGCCAAATTGTGCGGAAGCGCCGTCGATCCGGACTATCGCGGAAGAGGTTTGCAGCAGGCCTTGAGCCGCGAGCGGCTGGCCTTCGGGAGAAGAACGGGAATCGAACGCTTCTTCGCGACCGCCGCTCCGCAGAATTGCCCGAGCTGGATGAGCCTGATGCGGGCCGGGCTCATGATCGCCGCGCTCGGCGAGCGCTACGGCGGCAGGCTTCGATACACGCTGGTCCTGGACGAGGTCCGCTCGGACCAGGCTGGGGGATGCAGGGAGGTCGACGCGTCCGATGTCGCCGGGCAGGCCGATCTTCTCCGAGCGGGATGGCGCGGTATCCGGTACCGCCGCTCGGGCGAAAGCGTTCTGCTGGAGTTCATGGCATGTTGA